In Anser cygnoides isolate HZ-2024a breed goose chromosome 30, Taihu_goose_T2T_genome, whole genome shotgun sequence, the genomic stretch tagtgggtggaaTCTGGGGGGAGTTcagttagatgatctttaaggtcccttccaacccaagccattctacgaTTTTATGATACTAGGATGAAAATTAACTGAATCctaaccaaaaccaggacacaaaTAGACTAAGGGCAAGACATCTCTGTGCGTATATCAAAAGAGAGGATAGATGGTGATAGTTATTTAGAAAGTGTCAGACCTGAGTATGACATAGGAACAATGGTATGGAGTAAGGGGTGGATATAGTCTGAGTTTTAGCTGGGAtagacttaatttttcttccaaggagctgggggtcaaggtgcagaaccttgcacttggacttgttgaccCTCCTTATGTTagctgggggtcaaggcctggcccttgtgcatggtgaaacacatccagctTTTCTtcacatcagggtcaccttctcattgcctttgtctccttgtcttcactgcctccaatgctctgctctaacgagctccaagggaggctgtgtcagtgctggccctcagggggacactgcaggaaacttgcctctgacttggacttgttgagagatgtcttcaattgtctctcagtgcctgaggttcgtgggctcctcagcaaagccccccgaggggggattccaatgccttgggctgggcgcctggtgctgagctgggccgggctcctgggacagagagagctcgtggcaagagggccctggtgcagagagacagctgtgcccaggagcagctcctgtgcacagcgcagcagggctgggggctctgaccgcagctggcacggggagaggagagaaggagagagggcttggaggcaattggcagtgggaggatgctgagagctgcctgcaggagaaatctgcacagcccttgacaaggtacgtctctggctgcagggccatgcagctgcacgtcctggaagggtctcctgctgggtctcgtttctgggagggcagtgggcaatgcagtaggctttgggagtcctgctggatggcactgcgaggtgaggaagtctggcagaagcccctttGAGTGTCAGAACCCAGCTGCCCCTGGTCAGCCAAGAGTGGGTGGCCAAGCCTCCTTCAGAcactgcaggggatgcagaTGGTATATTGGGACGCCCCAGCTTGCGGATATTCATGTCTGTCTGTGGGGCATCCTCCTggcctgcaggctgctctccagcaggatgcagctctctcgtggcatccttgtgttatccaggtgctccaaggaggagacaccTCTGTGCTAAGGCCAtgtccgtgctgctggatggctgcctgtgggcagctggagtgaggcctctgcagccctggataggagggaagagctgagatcctgctcaGGCACCAAGAGACAAGGTGAGAATTCTGTCCAGATGAACTGggactggggcttctctgctttAAGCAGTCTCCACTTATTGGGAAACACAAGAGTGTGATCACTGTCCTAAGCATAGGAATATTTGCCTTGCTGTACATTGGTTGCATGAGTTCTTTGGAACAACACTGCAAAGTTTATAGATCTCATAAGTGGAttgaacttgagtttcccccatgttcctgcctccctcctgctgcactgcaggaaGGACtgctctggagcccacagcagcccctgctcccagtgccattCTCAGACAGCACCAGCCgcagctcaagcaggagagctgcagaaaggtactcctgcaaagagagagggTTGGGATGAGAGTGCTGTAAGACCTGCAacaggttttcctcagagaatTCTGTTCTAAatgttttctgccttctccttttcAACAGACAACAGTGTCCAGAGTAAgcaaatggccaacagcagctctgtgagcgagttcctcctgctggcatttgcagacacgcgggagctgcagctcctgcacttcgggctcttcctgggcatctacctggctgccctcctgggcaacggcctcatcctcaccgccgtagcctgcgaccaccgcctccacacccccatgtacttcttcctcctcaacctcgccctcctcgacgtgggatccatctccaccactctccccaaagccatggccaatgccctctgggacaccagggccatctcctatcaagggtgtgctgcacaggtctttctgtttgtatttttgatgtCAGCTGAATATTCCCTTCTCACtatcatgtcctacgaccgctacgtggccatctgcaagcccctgcactacgggagcctcgtgggcagcagagcttgtgcccagatggcagcagctgcctggggcagtggctttctcaatgctgtcctgcacacggccactacattttccctgcccctctgccaaggcaatgctgtggagcagttcttctgtgaaatcccccagatcctcaagctctcctgttcagatgcctacctcagggaacttggggcacttgtgtgtagtgtttctttattttttggttgctttattttcattgtgctgtcctatgtgctgATCTTCAGGGCGgagctgaggatgccctctgagaagggccggcacaaagccttttccacgtgcctccctcacctggccgtggtctccctgtttgtcagcactgccctgtttgcctacctgaagcccccctccatctcttccccatccctggacccgctggtggcagttctgtactcggtggtgcctccagcagtgaaccccctcatctatagcatgaggaacaaggagcttAAGCAAGCGCTGTGGAAATTAATGACTAGATGTGTTTCAGAAGCAATAAATTTCCATTCTACCTCTGCAGATGACTAGTAATATCAATGACTAGAAGAACAActagtattatatatataattatttttgtgtgtgtttgtgtatttatgAGTGTTTTCATAacagaactttctttttttaatacatttaaagtTGCCCATTAAAATGATATGATTCATCTCATTCAACCTCAGAGATTCTGTATATGAGGAGCCAGGCCCTCTGTgaatgtaaataaaagaaaggagcctGTTGTTCCACTTCCATTTCAGTATGTACGTGTTGAATGTATATACTGAGACTCTCTACATGAAGAGAAACGTCTCTCTGTGAACATAAACAAAGTgaaggagcctgcactgccttccttgTGTGACGTCCTTcctctgagagctgctctggctctgcaggggcagtgccatgtgcagggctgcagaggaaacgagtcccatcccagcagcacgggcagggagcaccagcgcttggggcatgccgagctgctctcttgccactgcccccctctggtgctgagccctgctggtggggtcaggcccggctgctcctgtagcttggtgccagtgctgctgtggggctgtgctgggactgcaggcagggacaggcagtgggcacggcagtggcacagccggcctgcgctgcagcacttccctcctaAGGGGGGATCTCCTCCAAGGTGGACTCACCACAGCTCAAGGGCTcaatctgctgtgagcaggcagaggagagctctgcagccccagggcacgcagcagccccagccaaggAGTCTGGCGAGTGATTTGactgcaaggtccctcctgccctagcacctcccAGAACTGGCACGGCACTGGCTCCTGtgtgtcagagaggctgggagcccaggagctgtgccatggGCTGGAAGGATCACAACCAGATCACTTCTACCTGGGCAGATTCTGGCCCAAAAAGGgggtgttttgtaggtgtggtaTTACGAGGGCAGTGGTGCCTCAGAAGCTCCAAGTCCAATAGGAAGCTAATGGCTGTTAAGTGGCCGGTGAGGtgacttttttctgaagcagctgacaggTCATCCTTGGACtcctggctgggatctgtgcctttaggctcacatctgctggtctccatGATAGGCCACCAGATGCATCTGCTCTGCACACAGTTTGTGAGACCCTCTCTTCCTAAGTAGCTGGTAGGCCCCATAGAGGAAGAGGTCTTGAATTGGGGTTGTCATGTCAGAGGTATCCGCTTTTCCCTGAACTCATctttcagggctgcttttgtggtggtgcagagctgctgggcacattgtgcagggtgctcctacagcctttgtgtgcttctccatgctggcttgtgagctgcttctttctcaggagcagAGTAGCCAACCaaggtgagacagatactctgagttcatgaaagccatcagaaagctgcccctgagaagatgactgatatggagaagtcaggagaagcctggccaggagagatgtgagatttgggggagggaagaagatcTTGGCCAGCAGAAGCTAATGATTTTGGAGAGGTAAAAATGCTCAGGTAATGTCGATCCCACAATAACGCAGACTTAAAGGAGTCATGTGAGGCCCTGTTTTAACCTGTAACATTAATACCCTAATCGAAATgccactccacaccctgacaggaatccactgctcTAATTTTTGACCACAATATCCCTTGAAGCCAAAATTAGTCATAACACCATTTCCATTAcctttactctcttgctcaccctgaTCCCTGCCCTTAACATTAGCATTTAAATGCTCTAATAAAATCTAGTATTcttgcagacctaaacaaaatgCTAAACCAAAGAGCTTgcccataccctaaccacagatCTGACACCCCAAGcccaacaccaaaccctcccactcAATAGTTGCTTAAGCTCTCACCCAGAAATGTTCTCCGTAGTCCCTAATGCcatacatgaacaactaacaTCCAAACCCTGTCCTCCTGTGCATTAACATCTTCACCTCCAACCACTCACCTAACTCTTAACTTTAGGTTCTTTTTCCCTTGGGGTAATGCAGGAACCGTGAGGATGTCGTAcagtcacatggcattcagagatggatgtgaggggccatggatctgatcagcttgtgggccacaaggaggagatgggtaggaatgctctgatgagctcagctctgcctcaggatctcctgccccagcaggaggaatgggactggggcagtgactgggaggtcacttctgtctctgcagctgatagggcagcagcaggaacgtgtcacgcaaagggactgtgaggtcccttgtgtctggaggtggcaggtcacccttggcttctccctgggatgtgcactttaggactgacatctgccagtggccctgctaggccagcagaaggcccctgcttggcatgctgcctgtgggatcccctctgcctccatccccaggacgacccagacagaaagaatgcccgcacaggggttgtcctgtcccttctgcttgaggccagaactggacagcaggaggcacaaggcttggctgtgtctagccaagaagctgcaaggccagcagcaggcccaggccttgggagatgctggtgaggtgacttctgtctgcttggctgacaggccgcaaggagcctgatgggttgggatgcctactttaggagtggtttccaccctgatggacCTTTCTTTGGTattaggaaagagcaggagagagaaactgccacaaagtgcaccttggaagggtggcactggccacatagaggaaaaaatatcccTCAAAGTGTAGTGCTGTAGTGACAGAGGTCACCCAAAGAGTATCTGTGATCACACCATGGCTTTGAGTTTCA encodes the following:
- the LOC136787598 gene encoding olfactory receptor 14C36-like, whose protein sequence is MANSSSVSEFLLLAFADTRELQLLHFGLFLGIYLAALLGNGLILTAVACDHRLHTPMYFFLLNLALLDVGSISTTLPKAMANALWDTRAISYQGCAAQVFLFVFLMSAEYSLLTIMSYDRYVAICKPLHYGSLVGSRACAQMAAAAWGSGFLNAVLHTATTFSLPLCQGNAVEQFFCEIPQILKLSCSDAYLRELGALVCSVSLFFGCFIFIVLSYVLIFRAELRMPSEKGRHKAFSTCLPHLAVVSLFVSTALFAYLKPPSISSPSLDPLVAVLYSVVPPAVNPLIYSMRNKELKQALWKLMTRCVSEAINFHSTSADD